The following proteins are co-located in the Agromyces laixinhei genome:
- a CDS encoding chaplin family protein, with amino-acid sequence MKKVLSRALYATLFTGGLMLLGAGVAHASETSGDDGILSGTQLGISIDVPVTISGNAISLIGDSSSSDATTVVETGGTEPVGDGEPVAVTSGDDGIGSGTQALIDVSLPVTVGGNAVSVIGDSASTDATTVVPPAAPVAASDPVPATTSGEDSILGGTQGLIDVSAPVTVSGNAISVIGDSSTEGAQTWVASGGSGDTGTEAVTSGVDSILGGTQLLGDLDLPVTIAGNAISGIGDSTSTDATTIVSTGTGSGDGVDASTSGEDSILGGTQAIITGSLPVTIAGNAISGIGDSTSTDATTIVSTGTGGGSATTDGTDGLLGGTQLIPVLSLPITIGGNAISVIGDSETDGSTTIVVPTDPTDPTDPTDPTDPTDPTDPTDPTDPTDPTNPTNPGTPGDSGSTVASAGATTVAASPMLASTGANTAGLGVAAFALLAGLLLFGIRRFALRR; translated from the coding sequence ATGAAGAAAGTACTGTCGAGGGCGCTGTACGCGACCCTCTTCACCGGGGGGCTCATGCTTCTCGGCGCCGGTGTCGCACACGCCTCGGAGACGAGCGGCGACGACGGCATCCTCTCGGGAACCCAACTCGGGATCTCGATCGACGTTCCGGTCACGATCAGCGGCAACGCGATCTCACTCATCGGGGATTCGTCGTCGTCGGATGCCACGACGGTCGTCGAGACCGGCGGCACCGAGCCGGTCGGCGATGGCGAGCCGGTCGCCGTCACCTCGGGTGACGACGGCATCGGTTCGGGTACGCAGGCACTCATCGACGTGTCGCTGCCGGTGACGGTCGGCGGCAACGCCGTCTCCGTCATCGGTGACAGCGCGTCGACGGATGCGACGACCGTGGTGCCTCCGGCCGCGCCGGTCGCGGCATCCGACCCCGTTCCGGCGACCACGAGCGGCGAGGACTCGATCCTCGGCGGCACGCAGGGCCTGATCGACGTGTCGGCCCCGGTGACGGTCAGCGGCAACGCGATCTCCGTCATCGGCGACTCGTCGACCGAAGGTGCGCAGACCTGGGTCGCCTCCGGCGGCTCGGGCGACACCGGCACCGAAGCGGTGACGAGTGGCGTGGACTCGATCCTCGGCGGCACCCAGCTGCTCGGGGATCTCGACCTGCCGGTCACGATCGCCGGCAACGCGATCTCGGGCATCGGCGACAGCACGTCGACGGATGCCACGACGATCGTCTCGACGGGAACCGGCAGCGGAGACGGCGTCGACGCGTCGACCTCGGGCGAGGACTCGATCCTCGGCGGCACCCAGGCCATCATCACCGGCAGCCTGCCGGTCACGATCGCCGGCAACGCGATCTCGGGCATCGGCGACAGCACGTCGACGGATGCCACGACGATCGTCTCGACGGGAACCGGGGGCGGTTCCGCAACGACGGATGGCACGGACGGGCTGCTCGGAGGAACACAGCTCATCCCGGTTCTGTCGCTGCCCATCACGATCGGCGGTAACGCGATCTCGGTGATCGGTGACAGCGAGACGGACGGATCGACGACCATCGTCGTTCCGACCGACCCGACCGACCCGACGGATCCCACGGACCCCACGGATCCCACGGACCCGACGGATCCCACGGATCCCACCGACCCGACCGACCCGACGAACCCGACGAACCCGGGCACGCCCGGTGACAGCGGATCCACGGTGGCGTCGGCCGGCGCGACCACCGTCGCGGCGTCTCCGATGCTCGCGTCGACGGGAGCGAACACCGCGGGCCTCGGCGTCGCGGCGTTCGCGCTGCTCGCAGGCCTGCTGCTCTTCGGCATCCGCCGGTTCGCACTGCGCCGTTGA
- a CDS encoding efflux RND transporter permease subunit: MTLVIAALVLGGTVALIPFMKTNFIGSSGQNTFQVTQELPIGTSLDAMDAASEPVEQAIRDTDGVETVQTSIGSGSGLTAAFGGGGATITYSVTTDEGADQDALQASVRGELESLDDVGEVTLAASSGFGASSDIEVDITASNAEDLQAAADAVVTELDGIDSIAQVSSNLSASQPYVAVEVNRADAAAAGYSEVALGGFVSAAMQPQRAGSVVIDEKTLTIYLTAGDSPATVEELSALEIPTPAGLVRLDSLATVENVDGPASVTTVQGLRSATVAATPAGDDLGTASGAVAASIDSVDLPAGTTASIGGVSADQQESFSQLGLALLAAILIVYIVMVATFRSLLQPLLLLVSVPFAATGAIALQVITGVPLGVASLVGVLMLVGIVVTNAIVLVDLVNQYRDRGMNVRDALVHGSSRRLRPILMTALATIFALLPMALGITGHGGFISQPLALVVIGGLVSSTALTLVVLPVLYNLVEGGRERRRERRAAKGADAADAPGSTPAVTAEVSPGEGI; this comes from the coding sequence GTGACGCTCGTCATCGCCGCCCTCGTGCTCGGCGGCACCGTCGCGCTCATCCCGTTCATGAAGACGAACTTCATCGGATCCTCCGGGCAGAACACCTTCCAGGTCACCCAGGAACTGCCGATCGGCACGAGCCTCGACGCCATGGACGCGGCGTCCGAGCCCGTCGAACAGGCGATCCGCGACACCGACGGCGTCGAGACCGTGCAGACCTCGATCGGCTCCGGCAGCGGTCTCACCGCGGCGTTCGGCGGCGGCGGGGCGACGATCACCTATTCGGTCACGACCGACGAGGGCGCCGACCAGGACGCATTGCAGGCGAGCGTGCGGGGCGAGCTCGAGAGCCTCGACGACGTCGGCGAGGTCACCCTCGCGGCGTCGAGCGGGTTCGGCGCCTCGAGCGACATCGAGGTCGACATCACCGCCTCGAACGCCGAAGACCTGCAGGCCGCCGCCGATGCCGTCGTCACCGAACTCGACGGCATCGACTCCATCGCCCAGGTCTCCTCGAACCTGTCGGCGTCCCAGCCGTACGTCGCCGTCGAGGTGAACCGAGCGGATGCCGCGGCAGCGGGCTACTCGGAGGTCGCCCTCGGCGGGTTCGTCTCCGCCGCGATGCAGCCGCAGCGCGCCGGATCCGTCGTGATCGACGAGAAGACCCTCACGATCTACCTCACGGCGGGCGACTCGCCGGCGACCGTCGAAGAGCTCTCGGCCCTCGAGATTCCGACGCCCGCCGGCCTCGTGCGGCTCGATTCACTCGCGACCGTCGAGAACGTCGACGGACCGGCATCCGTCACGACCGTGCAGGGGCTCCGCAGTGCGACCGTCGCGGCGACGCCGGCGGGCGACGACCTCGGCACGGCGAGCGGTGCCGTGGCCGCCTCGATCGACTCGGTCGACCTGCCGGCCGGCACGACCGCCTCGATCGGCGGCGTCAGCGCCGACCAGCAGGAGTCGTTCTCGCAGCTCGGCCTCGCCCTCCTCGCGGCGATCCTGATCGTCTACATCGTCATGGTGGCGACGTTCCGCTCGCTGCTGCAGCCGCTGCTGCTGCTCGTGTCGGTGCCGTTCGCGGCGACCGGTGCGATCGCGCTGCAGGTCATCACGGGCGTGCCGCTCGGCGTCGCCTCCCTCGTCGGCGTGCTGATGCTCGTCGGCATCGTGGTGACGAACGCGATCGTGCTCGTCGACCTCGTGAACCAGTACCGGGATCGCGGCATGAACGTGCGCGACGCCCTCGTGCACGGGTCGTCGAGGCGTCTGCGGCCGATCCTGATGACGGCGCTCGCGACGATCTTCGCGTTGCTGCCGATGGCGCTCGGCATCACGGGGCACGGCGGCTTCATCTCGCAGCCCCTCGCGCTCGTCGTGATCGGCGGTCTGGTGTCGTCGACCGCGCTCACGCTCGTCGTGCTGCCCGTGCTCTACAACCTCGTCGAGGGCGGGCGCGAGCGACGTCGCGAGCGGCGCGCCGCGAAGGGTGCGGATGCCGCGGATGCTCCGGGGTCGACGCCTGCCGTGACGGCGGAAGTCTCTCCGGGCGAGGGCATCTGA